Proteins found in one Methylobacterium sp. CB376 genomic segment:
- a CDS encoding pyridoxamine 5'-phosphate oxidase family protein yields MHQGSHRDHEGAQKLFSLIKDVKVAMMTTVDSDGQLRSRPMWSQEADPQGDLWFFVRLDAPVTGEISRDSQVNLAYADPSNQNYVSVSGKAEIVRDKATIDSKWNESLKTWFPKGKDDPSVTLIRVHPEKGEYWDSPNATMLHLYGYVKAAVTGESPKTEKKAVDLSAR; encoded by the coding sequence ATGCATCAGGGCAGCCACCGCGACCACGAGGGCGCGCAGAAACTCTTCAGCCTGATCAAGGACGTCAAGGTCGCCATGATGACGACCGTGGATTCGGACGGCCAGCTGCGCAGCCGCCCGATGTGGAGCCAGGAGGCGGACCCGCAGGGCGACCTCTGGTTCTTCGTCAGGCTCGACGCGCCGGTGACCGGCGAGATCAGCCGCGACTCGCAGGTCAACCTCGCCTACGCGGACCCGTCGAACCAGAACTACGTCTCGGTGTCGGGCAAGGCCGAGATCGTGCGCGACAAGGCGACGATCGACTCCAAGTGGAACGAGAGCCTGAAGACCTGGTTCCCGAAGGGCAAGGACGATCCCTCCGTGACGCTGATCCGCGTGCATCCCGAGAAGGGCGAGTACTGGGACAGCCCGAACGCCACCATGCTGCACCTCTACGGCTACGTGAAGGCCGCGGTGACGGGCGAGTCGCCGAAGACCGAGAAGAAGGCGGTCGATCTCTCGGCGCGCTGA
- the pncB gene encoding nicotinate phosphoribosyltransferase: protein MLDLATRVYNHTWKIDPIIRSVLDTDFYKLLMAQTIFRRHRDVEVTFGIHNRTTRVRLGEIIDEGELREQLDHCRSLRLTRGESTWLRGNTFYGKRQMFSPDFMDWLENFRFPDYLLEKQDGQYVLTFHGPWIETTMWEVPALSILNELRSRGVLKGMGKFDLQILYARAMTRIWEKIERLKLLPGLSIADFGTRRRHGFLWQDWCVEAMIEGLGPAFLGTSNCLIALRHDIEAVGTNAHELPMVYAALAEDDAALARAPYAVLADWQQDYAGNLLVILPDTYGTTGFLANGPAWMADWTGIRIDSKDPIIGGEEVIAWWRENGRNPREKLAIFSDGLDVDTIETIHHRFHGRLRIGYGWGTLLTNDFRGLAPDGRLDPISIVCKVISANGRPTVKLSDNPTKALGPEEEVERYKRVFSVGAQVAQPLLV, encoded by the coding sequence ATGCTCGACCTCGCCACCAGGGTTTACAACCATACCTGGAAGATCGACCCGATCATCCGCTCGGTGCTCGACACCGATTTCTACAAGCTCCTGATGGCGCAGACCATCTTTCGCCGCCATCGCGACGTGGAGGTCACGTTCGGCATCCATAACCGCACCACGCGGGTCCGGCTCGGCGAGATCATCGACGAGGGGGAGCTGCGCGAGCAGCTCGACCATTGTCGCTCCCTGCGGCTCACCCGCGGCGAGTCGACCTGGCTGCGCGGCAACACCTTCTACGGCAAGCGCCAGATGTTCTCGCCGGACTTCATGGACTGGCTGGAGAACTTCCGCTTCCCCGACTACCTGCTGGAGAAGCAGGACGGCCAGTACGTCCTCACCTTCCACGGGCCCTGGATCGAGACCACGATGTGGGAGGTCCCGGCGCTCTCGATCCTCAACGAGCTGCGCTCGCGGGGCGTGCTCAAGGGGATGGGCAAGTTCGACCTGCAGATCCTCTACGCGCGGGCGATGACGCGGATCTGGGAGAAGATCGAGCGGCTCAAGCTGCTGCCCGGGCTCTCGATCGCCGATTTCGGCACCCGGCGGCGCCACGGCTTCCTGTGGCAGGATTGGTGCGTCGAGGCGATGATCGAGGGGCTCGGCCCGGCCTTCCTCGGCACCTCGAACTGCCTGATCGCGCTGCGCCACGACATCGAGGCGGTGGGCACCAACGCGCACGAACTGCCGATGGTCTACGCCGCCCTGGCGGAGGACGACGCGGCCCTGGCCCGGGCGCCCTACGCGGTCCTGGCCGACTGGCAGCAGGACTACGCCGGCAACCTGCTCGTCATCCTGCCGGACACCTACGGGACGACCGGCTTCCTGGCCAACGGCCCCGCCTGGATGGCGGACTGGACCGGCATCCGCATCGACTCGAAGGACCCGATCATCGGGGGCGAGGAGGTGATCGCGTGGTGGCGCGAGAACGGGCGCAACCCGCGGGAGAAGCTCGCGATCTTCTCCGACGGGCTCGACGTCGACACGATCGAGACCATCCACCACCGCTTCCACGGGCGGCTGCGCATCGGCTACGGCTGGGGCACCCTGCTCACCAACGACTTCCGGGGGCTGGCGCCGGACGGGCGCCTCGACCCGATCTCCATCGTCTGCAAGGTGATCTCGGCCAACGGCCGCCCGACCGTCAAGCTCTCCGACAACCCCACCAAGGCGCTCGGGCCGGAGGAGGAGGTCGAGCGCTACAAGCGCGTGTTCTCGGTCGGGGCGCAGGTGGCCCAGCCGCTCCTGGTGTGA
- a CDS encoding AI-2E family transporter has translation MARDDGGQASLIPAVPKRIAAAETPGRGFALPLLIAALIVAALYFGREILIPIAIAVLLSFVLWPLVSLLRRLRLGRTASIGLSVLTCLGVVGLLTLVIGLQVADLGSNLPQYQRTIERKLENLREGPVGSIAGYMRSIGKHLQQAGSIPEDKAKPQDPTAPRPAPSVQNPDKPVLVEVRERELTPLELAERLLSPALAPLATTGIVFVVLMFILGQREDLRDRLIRLAGSSDLHRTTVAMNDAARRLSRFFLVQLALNAGFGVAIGIGLWIIGVPSPILWGIFTALMRFVPYVGAFLSALLPLLLAAAVDPGWHMVLATAALFLILEPIVGQVVEPLLYGHSTGLSPFAVLVSALFWTWLWGPVGLLLSTPLTVCLVVLGRHVDQLEFLDVLFGDRPALTPVENFYQRLLADDPDEAQELAESILSECSLSSYYDDVVLKGLQLAASDARRGVLTEEQLERIRTAIDELVTDLADREDVAPAAQTSLAGRLLGRDADAAAPCDGEPAVPGAPAPETLPAPWRQKGAVLCVAGRGPLDEAASTMLSQLLEKNGLGTRVVPFAAVSRARIADLDAGEARMVCISYLEISGTPAHLRYLVQRVRRRLPQARILVGLWPTDDLALADPEARAALGADDHVTSLREAVEACLAAATGEAASAGRPAPVAPAPRSASLPAGAPA, from the coding sequence ATGGCGCGTGACGATGGTGGGCAGGCCTCCCTGATCCCGGCGGTGCCCAAGCGCATTGCCGCCGCGGAGACGCCCGGCCGCGGCTTCGCCCTGCCGCTGCTCATCGCCGCCCTCATCGTGGCGGCCCTGTATTTCGGCCGCGAGATCCTGATCCCGATCGCCATCGCGGTGCTCCTGAGCTTCGTGCTCTGGCCGCTGGTGAGCCTGCTGCGGCGGCTGCGCCTCGGGCGCACGGCCTCGATCGGCCTGTCGGTGCTCACCTGCCTCGGGGTCGTGGGCCTGCTCACCCTCGTCATCGGCCTGCAGGTCGCCGATCTCGGCAGCAACCTGCCCCAGTACCAGCGCACGATCGAGCGCAAGCTCGAGAATCTCAGGGAGGGTCCGGTCGGCTCCATCGCCGGCTACATGCGCAGCATCGGCAAGCACCTGCAGCAGGCCGGGAGCATCCCGGAGGACAAGGCCAAGCCGCAGGACCCGACCGCGCCGAGGCCGGCCCCCAGCGTGCAGAACCCCGACAAGCCGGTGCTGGTCGAGGTGCGCGAGCGCGAACTCACCCCGCTCGAACTCGCCGAGCGCCTGCTCTCGCCGGCCCTCGCGCCGCTCGCCACCACCGGCATCGTCTTCGTGGTGCTGATGTTCATCCTGGGCCAGCGCGAAGACCTGCGCGACCGCCTGATCCGCCTCGCCGGGTCGAGCGACCTCCACCGCACCACGGTGGCGATGAACGACGCGGCGCGGCGCCTGAGCCGCTTCTTCCTGGTGCAGCTCGCCCTCAACGCCGGATTCGGGGTGGCGATCGGGATCGGGCTCTGGATCATCGGCGTGCCGAGCCCGATCCTGTGGGGGATCTTCACCGCGCTGATGCGCTTCGTGCCCTATGTCGGCGCCTTCCTGTCGGCCCTGCTGCCGCTGCTGCTCGCCGCCGCGGTCGATCCGGGCTGGCACATGGTGCTGGCCACCGCGGCCCTGTTCCTGATCCTCGAGCCGATCGTCGGCCAGGTCGTCGAGCCGCTGCTCTACGGGCACTCGACCGGGCTCTCGCCCTTCGCGGTCCTGGTCTCGGCCCTGTTCTGGACCTGGCTCTGGGGGCCGGTCGGGCTGCTGCTCTCGACCCCGCTCACGGTCTGCCTCGTCGTGCTCGGCCGCCACGTCGACCAGCTCGAATTCCTCGACGTCCTGTTCGGCGACCGGCCGGCCCTGACCCCGGTGGAGAACTTCTACCAGCGCCTCCTCGCGGACGACCCCGACGAGGCGCAGGAGCTCGCGGAATCGATCCTCAGCGAGTGCTCGCTCTCCTCCTACTACGACGACGTGGTGCTCAAGGGCCTGCAACTCGCCGCCTCCGACGCCCGCCGCGGGGTGCTGACCGAGGAGCAGCTGGAGCGGATCCGCACGGCGATCGACGAGCTCGTCACCGACCTCGCCGACCGCGAGGACGTCGCGCCCGCCGCCCAGACCAGTCTCGCCGGGCGGCTCCTGGGGCGCGATGCCGACGCCGCCGCCCCCTGCGACGGCGAGCCGGCCGTGCCGGGCGCGCCGGCCCCGGAGACCCTGCCGGCGCCCTGGCGGCAGAAGGGGGCCGTGCTCTGCGTGGCGGGCCGCGGCCCGCTCGACGAGGCCGCCTCGACGATGCTCTCGCAGCTCCTGGAGAAGAACGGCCTCGGCACCCGGGTCGTGCCGTTCGCGGCGGTGTCGCGGGCGCGGATCGCCGACCTCGACGCGGGCGAGGCCCGGATGGTCTGCATCTCCTACCTGGAGATCAGCGGCACCCCGGCGCACCTGCGCTACCTCGTGCAGCGGGTGCGGCGGCGCCTGCCGCAGGCCCGCATCCTGGTCGGCCTCTGGCCGACCGACGACCTCGCCCTGGCCGATCCGGAGGCCCGCGCCGCCCTGGGGGCGGACGATCACGTCACCTCCCTGCGCGAGGCGGTGGAGGCCTGCCTGGCGGCCGCGACGGGCGAGGCGGCGTCCGCCGGCCGGCCCGCGCCTGTGGCGCCGGCGCCGCGTTCGGCCTCCCTCCCGGCGGGTGCTCCCGCCTGA
- a CDS encoding TOBE domain-containing protein, with protein sequence MRISARNQLSGTITSVTKGTTTAHVTLELPGGQVVTAALTNDSVDGLHLAVGKPAVAVIKSGDVTIAVD encoded by the coding sequence ATGAGGATCAGCGCGCGCAACCAGCTCTCGGGCACGATCACGTCCGTCACCAAGGGCACGACCACCGCCCACGTCACGCTGGAACTGCCCGGCGGCCAGGTGGTGACGGCGGCGCTCACCAACGACTCCGTCGACGGGCTGCACCTCGCGGTCGGCAAGCCGGCCGTCGCGGTGATCAAGTCCGGCGACGTGACGATCGCGGTCGATTGA
- a CDS encoding FecCD family ABC transporter permease: protein MSGPPARAEGRIGARRAPGLGPALALGALILAVALAFGVGRYPVGLGDVARVLAAKLTGAPSGAPAAVEAVVLQIRGPRILAAILIGAALSLAGAAFQGLFRNPLVSPDILGASSGAAFGAVLGIWLSLGVLAIEVLAFAGGLLAVGAVYAVGAVLARRDPVLVLVLAGVVIGSLLGAGVGLVKFLADPYNQLPAMTFWLLGSLSATHATDLAALAVPVAAGTALLLLLRWRLDALSLPDEEARALGLATGPLRLAVVAAATLVTAASVAAAGIVGWVGLVVPHLARFLVGPGFARLLPTAALLGAGTLLVIDTLARTVAPVEVPLGILTAVVGTPVFLWLLAGAERDWS from the coding sequence GTGAGCGGCCCGCCGGCGCGGGCGGAGGGCCGGATCGGGGCGCGGCGCGCGCCCGGCCTCGGCCCGGCGCTGGCGCTCGGCGCGCTGATCCTCGCGGTCGCCCTCGCCTTCGGGGTCGGGCGCTACCCGGTCGGGCTCGGCGACGTCGCCCGGGTGCTCGCCGCCAAGCTGACCGGGGCCCCCTCGGGGGCGCCCGCCGCCGTGGAGGCGGTGGTGCTGCAGATCCGCGGGCCGCGCATCCTCGCCGCCATCCTGATCGGCGCCGCCCTCTCCCTCGCCGGGGCGGCCTTCCAGGGCCTGTTCCGCAATCCCCTGGTCTCGCCCGACATCCTCGGCGCCTCCTCGGGGGCGGCCTTCGGGGCGGTGCTCGGCATCTGGCTGTCGCTCGGGGTGCTGGCCATCGAGGTCCTGGCCTTCGCGGGCGGGCTCCTCGCCGTCGGGGCGGTCTACGCGGTCGGGGCCGTGCTGGCGCGGCGCGACCCGGTCCTGGTGCTGGTCCTGGCGGGCGTGGTGATCGGCTCGCTCCTGGGGGCGGGGGTCGGCCTCGTGAAGTTCCTCGCCGATCCCTACAACCAGCTGCCGGCCATGACCTTCTGGCTGCTCGGCAGCCTCTCGGCGACGCACGCGACCGACCTCGCGGCGCTCGCCGTCCCGGTGGCGGCCGGGACGGCGCTGCTCCTGCTCCTGCGCTGGCGGCTCGACGCGCTCTCGCTGCCCGACGAGGAGGCGCGGGCGCTCGGCCTCGCCACCGGCCCCCTGCGGCTCGCCGTGGTGGCCGCCGCCACCCTGGTGACGGCCGCGAGCGTGGCGGCGGCCGGCATCGTCGGCTGGGTCGGGCTGGTGGTGCCGCACCTCGCCCGCTTCCTGGTCGGGCCGGGCTTCGCGCGGCTGCTCCCGACCGCGGCCCTCCTCGGGGCCGGCACGCTCCTCGTCATCGACACGCTGGCGCGCACCGTCGCGCCGGTCGAGGTGCCCCTCGGCATCCTCACGGCCGTCGTCGGCACGCCGGTCTTCCTGTGGTTACTCGCGGGCGCGGAGCGGGACTGGTCATGA
- the purS gene encoding phosphoribosylformylglycinamidine synthase subunit PurS produces MKARVTVTLKTGVLDPQGKAIEGALRSLGIAGIASVRQGKFFEVEVDGSDPAAAEATVKAACDKLLANTVVENYRVEIAR; encoded by the coding sequence ATGAAAGCGCGCGTCACCGTCACCCTGAAGACCGGCGTCCTCGACCCGCAGGGCAAGGCCATCGAGGGGGCGCTGCGCTCGCTCGGCATCGCGGGCATCGCCAGCGTGCGCCAGGGCAAGTTCTTCGAGGTCGAGGTCGACGGCAGCGACCCGGCCGCCGCCGAGGCGACCGTGAAGGCCGCCTGCGACAAGCTCCTCGCCAACACGGTGGTGGAGAATTACCGGGTCGAGATCGCGCGATGA
- a CDS encoding iron ABC transporter substrate-binding protein, with protein sequence MALDRRALLLGLAGLCAAGRARAAGRTRAAGLDEAGRPLPAPSGPVTRVFPAGPPAAILLYTLAPDLLAGWPRAIRPAERPYLLPEAAALPEVGRLTGRGNTANLETVLALKPDLVVDTGDTGETYRSLADRLQQQTGIPALLFDGRLPAVPATYRRLGAVIGRAERAERLAARCEAILNTVQGRLAAVPPEARPRVYFARGPRGLETARAGAINVEVLDLLGAVNVAGAGGSLARVSPEDVLAWAPEVIVALDPGFAAAARTDPLWQGVPAVAAGRLHLSPALPFGWVDSPPSVNRFLGLWWLGKALYPSLFPEDLRALARDFHRDFYHVVPDEAALDRLLAGAS encoded by the coding sequence ATGGCCCTCGACCGGCGCGCCCTGCTGCTCGGCCTCGCCGGCCTCTGCGCCGCGGGACGCGCCCGCGCGGCGGGGCGAACCCGCGCGGCGGGCCTCGACGAGGCCGGCAGGCCGCTCCCGGCACCGTCCGGCCCGGTCACCCGGGTCTTCCCGGCCGGGCCGCCGGCCGCGATCCTGCTCTACACGCTCGCGCCCGACCTCCTGGCCGGCTGGCCGCGCGCGATCCGGCCGGCCGAGCGGCCCTACCTCCTGCCGGAGGCCGCCGCGCTGCCGGAGGTCGGCCGCCTGACCGGGCGGGGCAACACCGCCAATCTCGAGACGGTGCTGGCGCTCAAGCCCGACCTCGTCGTGGATACGGGCGACACGGGCGAGACCTACCGCTCCCTCGCCGACCGGCTGCAGCAGCAGACCGGCATCCCGGCGCTCCTGTTCGACGGGCGGCTCCCGGCCGTCCCGGCGACCTATCGGCGGCTCGGCGCGGTGATCGGGCGGGCCGAGCGCGCCGAGCGCCTCGCCGCCCGCTGCGAGGCCATCCTGAACACCGTGCAGGGCCGCCTCGCCGCCGTGCCGCCGGAGGCGCGCCCCAGGGTCTACTTCGCCCGGGGTCCGCGGGGCCTGGAGACCGCGCGGGCGGGGGCGATCAACGTCGAGGTCCTGGATCTGCTCGGCGCCGTCAATGTCGCGGGGGCGGGCGGCAGCCTCGCGCGCGTCTCGCCCGAGGACGTGCTCGCCTGGGCGCCCGAGGTGATCGTCGCCCTCGATCCGGGCTTCGCGGCCGCCGCCCGGACGGATCCCCTCTGGCAGGGCGTGCCGGCGGTGGCGGCCGGGCGCCTCCACCTCTCCCCCGCCCTCCCCTTCGGCTGGGTCGATTCGCCGCCCTCGGTGAACCGCTTCCTGGGCCTGTGGTGGCTCGGCAAGGCGCTCTACCCGTCGCTCTTCCCGGAGGACCTGCGGGCGCTCGCCCGCGACTTCCACCGCGACTTCTACCACGTGGTCCCGGACGAGGCGGCCCTCGACCGCCTGCTCGCGGGGGCCTCGTGA
- the purQ gene encoding phosphoribosylformylglycinamidine synthase subunit PurQ, producing the protein MKAAVIVFPGSNRDADVTRALRLAGAEVAKVWHADTALPSGTDLAVLPGGFSYGDYLRCGAIAGRANAMDAVRAHAARGGLVLGICNGFQILCESGLLPGVLMRNVNRRFICHRQTLRVERADTAFTRAYRQGQVIDVCVAHGEGNYYADPETVARLEGEGRVAFRYSDAAGDLTETANRNGSLNSIAGIYSDELNVLGLMPHPENFVEDLVGGTDGRGLFESLARAA; encoded by the coding sequence ATGAAGGCCGCCGTCATCGTCTTCCCCGGCTCGAACCGCGACGCCGACGTCACGCGCGCCCTGCGGCTCGCCGGCGCCGAGGTCGCGAAGGTCTGGCACGCCGACACGGCGCTGCCCTCGGGCACCGACCTCGCCGTGCTCCCGGGCGGCTTCTCCTACGGCGACTACCTGCGCTGCGGCGCCATCGCGGGCCGCGCCAATGCCATGGACGCGGTGCGGGCCCACGCGGCCCGGGGCGGGCTCGTCCTCGGCATCTGCAACGGGTTCCAGATCCTGTGCGAGTCGGGCCTGCTGCCCGGCGTGCTGATGCGCAACGTCAACCGCCGCTTCATCTGCCACCGCCAGACCCTGCGGGTCGAGCGCGCCGACACCGCCTTCACCCGCGCCTACCGGCAGGGCCAGGTGATCGACGTCTGCGTCGCGCACGGCGAGGGCAATTACTACGCCGATCCCGAGACGGTCGCCCGCCTGGAGGGCGAGGGCCGCGTGGCCTTCCGCTACAGCGACGCCGCCGGGGACCTCACCGAGACGGCGAACCGCAACGGCTCGCTCAACTCGATCGCGGGTATCTACTCGGACGAGCTCAACGTCCTCGGCCTGATGCCGCACCCTGAGAACTTCGTCGAGGACCTGGTCGGCGGCACCGACGGGCGCGGCCTGTTCGAGAGCCTCGCCCGGGCCGCCTGA